The DNA sequence TCCAGTTTGATATTTTGGCAGAGTCTGGTCGGGTTTTATGATTGAAAATAGAAGGAGCAGGTCATGGAATTTATTGTAGCTGAGGAAGGGATTCCTCAAAATATCGGATGTCACGGAGCCCTGATTGCCTATTATGGCAGTGAGATAGAATTTCATTATGAAACCGTTCCACCACACGGTGATGAGATTTTTTCTGCCAAGTTGCCTTTGTTGGGGCTTGATCTGCCCTTTTGGATCTATGGGAGAAATCTCATATTTTTAGATGCTTACTACCTATTAGCAGAAACAGTTAAGAAAGGGACTTGGAATCCCATAACGAGCATGCTCATCAACATTCATACGGGGGAATACGCCAGCCTAGACCACTGGTACAATCATATATCTATTGAGCAAAACGGTCTTGAGTTGAAAAATGATTATGATGGACAAGTCCTGACTTTGAAAACGGTTGACAAACTTCATTGGCTTGCCCTAGATGCTGAATCAGAAGAAAGGAACTAAAAATGGCAAAGAAAAGAGTTACATTACCAAAAGAGTTTAAGGATTTAATGGATGAAGGAAATATTGAAGCCCTTAAAGCAGTCTATGATCGTTGTGAATTAACCGCTCATGATGGAAGATTTAGCTTATGTACACCTCTGCATATGGGAGGAGTCCCGGATGAATTGGTTATCTGGCTGGTAGAAAAGGGCCTAGATATCAATATCCCTGATTATTATGGAGCAACTCCTTTGTATCGTCAGGCAACCATGGGGAGAGATACTGTAAAACTCTTGCTCGAATTGGGTGCAGACATTGAAAAAACCAATACCTATGGTGAGACACCCCTACATGTAGCAGCTGAGTTTTTCCATCCTAAGACTGTCAAACTTCTGATTGACAAAGGAGCAGATGTTAATGCCAAAAATGATATGGGTAGAACTCCTCTAGCTTCAGTCTTGATGGTTTGTCGGGGGATTTATATTGCCCAAACAGCTGAAATTGCCACCATGTTGGTAGAGGCGGGCGCTAAGAAAACTTCTGCTATGAAAGAAAAGGTTGAAAATATTGGTAAGGATTTTGAATTTCACAGAGAAGGTATCCATCCTGACTACATAGAGGCTGCAGATAAAGGCTTAACGAAGCTCTATGAGATATTTGATGTTAAGCCTGTAGCCAAACGAATAACCCACGATGGAGTTTCACCGATTAAGCTAGTAGAAGGATCCTGGGAGGAACAATATGAGGAACTTTGGTCCTTCTTAATCCCTTCGAGTGGGCCAGCCAAAACTGTTCAGGGAGAAGCTATCCGTATACCAGGCAGAGTTCGAGATGAACTGGATCGCAATGGTGGGGCCAACTGGGACAGAGACTATAGAAAAATGCTTCAAGCTCTCCCTCAATACCTGTCTTTAGGAAGCTCTCTTTCAGATCAAGAATTAGAAGAAATCAAGCAAGTCATTGCGCAAATCCACAGCAAAGAGAATGATGATGAAGCAAGTCTGGACCGTCTCTGCCAATTTGCTCTTGCTTGGATTAAGCAAAATCCTAACCCCATTCATCTAGAAGAACCAAGTTATAATCGTTGAAAGAAATTTTAAGCTAGTTAAAATAAAGAAATCATGGTGAAATGATGCAACTAATTGACCAAGTTAAAAAAATAGAAACTTATATTTGTGAGTGTTTTGAAGACTGGGATTTGGATGATCCTGTAGAGGAAGGATATCTGGAAGATTATCAGGGCATTTCTGGTGCTTCTGAGGAAGAGCTTCAAGCCTTTGAGGAAATATTTGGCATTCGTCTACCTAGTGACTTCAAAGAGCTCTATAGCTATAAAAATGGGAGTAAATACCTCTCTATTTTACCTTGTGTAATTGACCAGAGAGATTTGACTTTTTCTCTCATGAGTCTACAGGAAATTGAGACTTGTAAAAAGTACTTTCAAAATAGGGATGCTTTGTTAACAGAATTTCCCGACTATTTTTCTAGTCAAGACCTAGAAAACATGCGTGATAGTAGAATAAAGCCCTATCTTTTTAATAAAAAATGGCTTCCTTTTGCCCAGTATTGTGACTCTTGTTATCTTATGCTGGATTTTGATCCAGACCAGGAGGGTCAGGAAGGGCAGATTATTTGTTACATCCATGATCCTGATCAGGTGATCTATGCGGCTGAAAGCCTTACAAATCTGATTGAAGGGATAATGGATGAGATCATATGAACGGACAAATGTATCAGATTGCCTGTATCGTGGCAGCAGCTAGGAAGGCTTTAAAAAGTGGTAAAGAAATATGCTATAAGCCTGAAAAATATACAAATAAGTTGAGCTTTCAAATTTTGCCGTCAGAAAAAGGGGAAGTTATAGAACTATCTGTATCTGATTGGTTTGAAAATCTTAAGGAAAAGGGTTTGAAGGACTTACAATTATTTTGCCCTATCTCAGTAAATGACAGAGGTATTTTAGGTTTTTCCAATACGACACAGAGTTCAATTCTCTGTTTTTATAAAGATGGGAAGGCAAGTTATTTCCTACCAAATTGGAAATCTGCTTCCGCAGGCAGGGGCTGGGATGTTACCTACACCGAGTATGAATGGGAAAGGTCTTCTCAAGACATTCCCCACTATGAAAATAATATCGAAGAATTTAAGGACATATTGGCTCGTATAGAAGATTTAGCAATTAAAATTGAATGTGACAACTTTGCCAAAGTCTTTCACTCTGCTAGAAACTTTTTGCTAGACCCAGAATCTGGTAAAGGACTGGCAGAACCTCAAATTCCACCGCAACATCTAAGCATATTTAGAGCTGCAAGTGCAGCGGATGTTTTTGGAGGAATGGGCTCCTGGAATGATGAACCTGGATGGCTGGCACAAGACAAGGGACTGGGTCAAGTATACGATGAACTTTCAGATCAATTGCTAAGAAATATTAGATCAGCCATTCTATTTGCCATCAACGAGTGGTGATGGATTAGGAGAGAGGAAATGGGGAAGTTAAAGTTAAGTCTATTGAATAAATGGGAACTAGACAAGGACTACAATAGTGTTTTCAATTCTGTCATGTTACCTGATGGTAGAGCCTTTGTCTTAACCAGTGAGAAAGAAGCTTGCAATCGCTACTGTCTGCTAGAAGTATCTCCTTTGGGTGTGAAGGAGATAGATGCTTGGTATTGTGACCATGTTTGGGAGGAAGAGCCTCTACTCTTTACAGATGGACAAAATATTGGCATCATCAAGGCTGGCAAGGAAATAGTCTATTATACTGGTGATTTTTCTCATCCAGAAATCATTGCCATAAAGGATCCGCAAAGTATACTTCCTAAAAAGGCACAAGAGAGATATTTTCAAATCGTATCAGATAGCGACCAGATACCCGTGTGTTTTGAAAATCAAGTTTATACAAATCAGGCAAGAAACTTTGCCCTTTTAGAATTTGATCGAGAGAAAAAGCAGGCGAAGTGGACCACTTATTCGCATATTGATAAAAAAGAGTTAAATCACCACGACACGAACTCAAGTTTTTGTCCTAAAATCGATAGTATGAAATCTTGGAAGCAAGAGCTCTATGCCTTTAGCTCTGGAGAAAGTCAAACCTCTGTCAATAAATGGGGCATGGACTATTATGCTCTTGTTAAAATCTCTAGTGATGGTCGTATTATCGAAAAGTTATTAGAATCTGAACATTTAAAGGCTTTAGGCAAAAAAGCTGGTGTCAATGGAATTTTTACGGATTCGCCTTATCTTATCCTGAGCCCCTTATTTAAGAATGATGACTGGAAGGGTAAGCAAAAGCTATTTTCTCTGGCAACGAGAGAATGGTGCGATATAGCCTTGCCTAGAGGAATGAGTAAACACAAGCTTCAAAATATGACAGACAACTTTTGTTTAACCTTCCTTTACGACAGAGGATTAAAAGAACTTGCCCTTTGTCGGATTGACTAGGCTGTGAGGCTGAGTTTGGGAGCTTTTTATAGATAGGTGCTGAAATTTCTTGGTTAGTCTGCAATATTTATTTTGAGGTGTTTTCTTGTCAAATTTGACCAAGTATTGCAAATCGAATCTTAAAATAGTATACTAGAAATAGCAATTATGAAAACGTTTGCGTTTTTGTTGATGATGATTATTTAGGAGACAAAATATGGAATTAACAGCCATTTATCATAGACCAGAATCAGAGTATGCTTATCTTTACAAAGAAGGTCAGCTACATATCCGAATCAGAACCAAGAAAAATGATGTCCAGCAAGTCATTTTACATTATGGAGATCCCTTTATCTTTATCGAGGATAAGTATGAAGCCAAGAAAGAAATGACTAAAGTAACTTCAGACGCCTTGTTTGATTATTGGCAGGTTACGGTCTCTGTTGATTTTGCACGGATTCAGTATCTCTTTGAACTCCTTGATGAGGAGAGTCAGGGTGTTTTCTACGGTGATAAGGGTTGTGTAGAACATACTCAAGAAAACTTGGATGCTGAAGGCAATGGCTTTAAGCTTCCTTATATTCACGAAATTGACGGTTGTCAAGTTCCTGACTGGGTTTCAAATACCGTTTGGTATCAGATTTTCCCAGAACGCTTTTCTAATGGAAATCCTAATCTAACTCCTGATGGAGCTCGAGAGTGGGATTCTGCCATTGCGCCTAACAGGGATGATTTTTTTGGTGGAGACTTGCAAGGGATTATCGACCATCTGGACTATCTAAAAGATTTGGGAATCACTGGACTTTATCTATGTCCGATTTTTGAAGCTACAACCAATCATAAGTACGATACGACGGATTATTTTGAAATCGACCGTCACTTTGGAGACAAGGAAGTCTTTGCTACTCTAGTCGAGGAAGCTCACAAACGTGGTATCAAGATCATGCTAGATGCGGTATTTAATCATATTGGCGACCAGTCTGCCCAATGGCAGGATGTTCTAAAAA is a window from the Streptococcus oralis genome containing:
- a CDS encoding ankyrin repeat domain-containing protein produces the protein MAKKRVTLPKEFKDLMDEGNIEALKAVYDRCELTAHDGRFSLCTPLHMGGVPDELVIWLVEKGLDINIPDYYGATPLYRQATMGRDTVKLLLELGADIEKTNTYGETPLHVAAEFFHPKTVKLLIDKGADVNAKNDMGRTPLASVLMVCRGIYIAQTAEIATMLVEAGAKKTSAMKEKVENIGKDFEFHREGIHPDYIEAADKGLTKLYEIFDVKPVAKRITHDGVSPIKLVEGSWEEQYEELWSFLIPSSGPAKTVQGEAIRIPGRVRDELDRNGGANWDRDYRKMLQALPQYLSLGSSLSDQELEEIKQVIAQIHSKENDDEASLDRLCQFALAWIKQNPNPIHLEEPSYNR
- a CDS encoding SMI1/KNR4 family protein is translated as MQLIDQVKKIETYICECFEDWDLDDPVEEGYLEDYQGISGASEEELQAFEEIFGIRLPSDFKELYSYKNGSKYLSILPCVIDQRDLTFSLMSLQEIETCKKYFQNRDALLTEFPDYFSSQDLENMRDSRIKPYLFNKKWLPFAQYCDSCYLMLDFDPDQEGQEGQIICYIHDPDQVIYAAESLTNLIEGIMDEII